AAATGGGCATCAAGGATCTGGTGGCCATACTGGTTCCGGCCTTGACCCTGGCGGTACTCCTGTCCATCGACACCTTGAAAACCTGTGTGGTGGTGGATGCCCTGACCCGCTCCCGGCACGACTCCAACCGTACCCTGATCGGTCAGGGCGTGGGCAACGTGTTGACCGCCGTGGTGGGCGGCATGCCCGGCGCCGGTACCATGGGCGCCACCCTGGTGAGCGTCAACAGTGGCGGTCAGACCCAGCTTTCCGGACTGCTGGAAGGGGTCTTCTCCCTGGTGGTGCTGCTGCTTTTCGCCCGTCTGATCGGCTGGGTGCCCATCGCCGCCCTGGCGGGAATCCTCATGGTGGTGGCCTACCGCATGTTCGACTGGCACAGCTTCACCATGCTCAAACAGCGTACCATGATCCTGGATTTCTTTGTCATCGCCGCGGTGGTGGTGGTGGCGGTCGGGTTCAACCTGATCGCCGCCGCCGGGGCCGGAATCGGCTTCGCCGTGATTCTCTTCCTGCGGGATCAGGTGCGCACCTCGGTGGTCAGACGGCGACGCCATGGGGATCAAGTCTCCTCCAAACGCATCCGTCTGCTGGAAGAAAAAGAGATCCTGGCCGCCAACGGTCAGGTGACCACCATCGTGGAGTTGCAAGGCAACCTCTTCTTCGGCACCACAGACCAGCTCTTCACCAGCCTGGAGGCCGACATCAAGACCTGCCGATTCCTGATCATGGACATGCGTCACGTTCAATCGGTGGATTTCACCGGCATTCGCATGCTGACCCAGATCGGCGCCATGTTGAAAGAACGGGAAGCCTACCTGATCTTCAGCGAACTGCCCGTCTCCCTGCCCACGGGACTGGATCTGGGTGCCTACTTTGAACAAACCGGCCTGCTGACCCATGGGGACAACATCCGCCTCTTCCCGGAACTGGACGCGGCCATGGAGTGGATCGAAGATTGGTTGATCGACGAAAACCGCAAGATCAAATCCGGAGAGGAACGACTGTTGAACTGGAGCGACATCCCCTTGTTGCGGAATCTGCTCAACGAAGAAAGCACCGCAACCCTCGCCTCATCCGCCGAAGAAAGAAGCCTCAACGCCGGTGACAAGGTGTTCAATCGTGGGGACGAAGGCGATGAACTCTACCTGATCCGCCGGGGCCAGGTGCGCATGATGTTGTCGTTGCAAGACGGCAAAAGCCTGACGTTGGCGGTCTTTGGACGGGGGCACTTCTTCGGCGACATGGCTTTTCTGGATTATGGCCGCCGCTCCTCGGACGCTCTGGTGGACACCCCGACGGATCTGTACGTCATCTCCCGCAAACGCTTCGAGGAACTGGCCAAAAGCCATCCGGATCTGGGCTACCACTTTTTCAGCCGCCTCGCCCGCGCCCTCTCCCACCGACTGCGCTACACCAACGCCGAATTGCTGGCGTTGAAGGAGATGTAATTCGATACCGGACGACACACCAGCAACGATCGCCCATCGGCGCTGCCCGATGGGCGATCCGGAAAC
Above is a genomic segment from Magnetococcales bacterium containing:
- a CDS encoding SLC26A/SulP transporter family protein, which produces MSTTSHKIAGDIWGGLAAMLVALPSAIAYGVVSFTPLGSSYLGVGAMAGVMGTVVLGLIAPAIGGAPRLITAPCAPAAAVLSALTVELLAGTQAASSVTPEQVLLLLAVVGLLSGILQILFGVLGGGKVIKFIPYPVVSGYLSGVGVLIFLSQVPKLLGWPKGTTPMQGLFDPSLWQWTGIVVGIATIIGMSQAPRLTKIVPAPIIGLIAGMTTYFLIGLGHPELYQLAGNKLLIGPIDVDFTAMTRGMEDRWNAVGKMGIKDLVAILVPALTLAVLLSIDTLKTCVVVDALTRSRHDSNRTLIGQGVGNVLTAVVGGMPGAGTMGATLVSVNSGGQTQLSGLLEGVFSLVVLLLFARLIGWVPIAALAGILMVVAYRMFDWHSFTMLKQRTMILDFFVIAAVVVVAVGFNLIAAAGAGIGFAVILFLRDQVRTSVVRRRRHGDQVSSKRIRLLEEKEILAANGQVTTIVELQGNLFFGTTDQLFTSLEADIKTCRFLIMDMRHVQSVDFTGIRMLTQIGAMLKEREAYLIFSELPVSLPTGLDLGAYFEQTGLLTHGDNIRLFPELDAAMEWIEDWLIDENRKIKSGEERLLNWSDIPLLRNLLNEESTATLASSAEERSLNAGDKVFNRGDEGDELYLIRRGQVRMMLSLQDGKSLTLAVFGRGHFFGDMAFLDYGRRSSDALVDTPTDLYVISRKRFEELAKSHPDLGYHFFSRLARALSHRLRYTNAELLALKEM